Within the Salinimonas marina genome, the region CGGTTTTATCGCACAACACAAAATCCAGCTGGCGTGACGATGCCCGGCTTAAGGCGGCTCCGGCTTGTTTTTTCGCGGTATTTTGACGCACCTGAACCAGATCGCTTAGACGAACCCGACACACTACCCGAAATTCGCGTCCCACAGCCTGTTCAATCAGGCCTAAAAAGCTTTGCTCTACAGGAGTAAATAACGAAGGCTTGCGTCGAAATGGAAATGCGACCCCTCCGTCTGACAGTTTTATGGCGCCCAGAGCGACCACAATTAACAGCATCATTAAAATTATTGCCAGTTCCATAACGATTCCTCAAAAACCCGGTCTTAGATGTCATTTTTCTGACGATATGTGCGGGATTTCCGTCAGTTCTAATGAATTAGCAAGGGGGGTGCCAATAAGGCTGATAGTGGGCTTTATTTAAAAAAGTTATGAAAATCAAACAGAAAAGCGCTCAATGCGAGCGCTTTTTGGGTCAACAGGAGAATAAGGTGGCAGGTTACTGACTGGCTAGCAAGGTATCGATGACGAGCAAATCCACCTGCGCGCCATGCTGATCAGGGGAGACCACCACCCGAATATTATTGTTCGGGGCACTTAACACCACCCGTTTATTAAAACGGCTGACCACCGCCAGTTCAGGCATTGCCTGCTGGTACCATTGCAAAATGGTCTGAGTATCTACAGGCGTATGATAGACCAGCGAGGCCGGCAGTTCGTCGTCGAAGCGCTGACACTGGGTGGCTCCGGCAGGCATGGCAATCGAGTAAAAGTCGGCAGGGCAGACGGCGGTGTCCGGTCCTGATGTGTTGGCGGCCAGCACAGGCACACAAAGTAATGAGGCAAGTGCCAAGGGCAATACTTTAAGCAAGGTCATTGTCGGCCTTTTAGTGATGAATTTTAATACAAAAACAACTATAGGCAATGGCGCTGCCCACGGCAACCTTCGAAGGGGGGGATTAGGTATGCGAAAAAAGCAGTAGGTATGAGGAGGATAATAAAGGAATATTTATAATTTCATCCAGCACGTCGCGGCGGAAGGAAGGTCTGCCCGCACACTGGGGTGTGGGGCAGAGTGGCTGATTACGGTTTACACCTCCAGGTAATCCATAATGCCAGCGGCGGCCTTGCGGCCTTCATCGATGGCGGTCACCACCAGATCGGAACCGCGCACCATGTCCCCGCCGGCAAAAATCCTGGGGTTACTGGTCTGGTAAGCAAACTTGCCTTTAGAGGGCGCCATGACCCGACCTTTTTCATCTAAAATGATGCCGTGATCAGCAAACCAGTCTGAAGGACTGGGCTGAAAACCAAAGGCTATAATTACGGCGTCGGCGCTAAGCACATGTTCAGAGTCTTTCACATCAACCGGACGTCGCCGGCCATTGACATCCGGTGGCCCCATCTCGGTTTTCACCAGTCGCACACCATTGGCACGGCCGTGCTCATCGATGCTGATGTCCTGAGGCTGAACATTAAATACAAACTCAACGCCTTCTTCTCTGGCATTTTGTACTTCCTTGCGCGAGCCGGGCATACTTTGTTCATCTCGGCGGTAGGCACAAACTACGCGTTTGGCCCCCTGGCGGATGGAGGTACGCACACAGTCCATGGTGGTATCACCACCACCAAGCACCACCACCGTTTTGCCTTTCATATCGATAAAGTCTGCCGGATCTTTTTCGAGCCCCATCACCCGATTGGTATTGGCTATCAAAAAGGGCAGGGCTTCATAAACGCCTTCGACCTGTTCATTGACAAAGCCGCCCTGCATCGACTTATAGGTACCCATCCCCAGAAACACCGCATCATGCCGCTCCATCAGCTCTTCTATCTGTACATCTTTGCCAATTTCGGTATTGAGCACAAACTCGATGCCCATATCGGTGAAGATTTGCCGGCGCAGCTTTATCACATCTTTTTCAAGCTTGAAGGACGGAATACCAAAGGTCAGCAGCCCGCCAATTTCTTCGTATTTGTCATACACCACGGGTTTCACGCCATTGCGTATCAGTACATCGGCGCACGCCAGGCCTGCCGGGCCAGCACCAATCACCGCCACGGTTTTATCGGTCCATTCTACATCCGACATATCCGGGCGCCAGCCCATTTTAAAAGCAGTATCGGTGATGTACTTTTCGATGCTGCCAATGGTCACGGCACCAAACTCATCATTAAGCGTACAGTCACCTTCACACAGCCGATCCTGTGGGCAAACCCGGCCGCATACTTCGGGCAGGCTGTTGGTTTTGTGGGACAATTCGGCCGCTTCTATAATCCGTCCCTGATTGGCTAAATCAAGCCACTGGGGAATGTAGTTATGGACCGGACATTTCCATTCGCAATACGGGTTACCACAATCAAGACACCGATCCGCCTGACCCTCGGTTTGCGACTGAGATAGCGGCTGATAGATTTCGCCAAATTCAGATTTACGCATCTGGATGGGCTTTTTCGGCGGGTCAATGCGTTCAACATCGACAAACTGGTAAACATTTTTAGCCATTACAATACCCTCCTACTGAGCCTGAATGCGAAGTTCGTCGCTGGAACGACTGATGTGGCCCAACAGGTTTTTCACATCACTGGTTTTTGGTTTAACAAGCCTGATCTGCTTAAGCGTGGCGGCGAAGTCGGTGAGTAACTGCAAAGAATACTCGCTGCCGGTTTCTTCGTAGTGCTGATTAATCAGCCCGCGAAGGTGTTCCACCAAAATATTTTTATCCGCTACCGGCATGATCTCGACCAGTTCTCTGTTGACGCGGTGTTCCAGATCGCCATCATCCAGCAGGTACGCAAAGCCACCGGTCATGCCGGCCCCGAAATTCACCCCAACTTTACCCAGTACTGCGACAATACCGCCGGTCATATATTCACAGCCGTTGTCGCCAATGCCTTCGACCACCGCGATGGCGCCGGAGTTACGTACGCCGAAGCGCTCGCCGGCCCGGCCGGCGGCAAACAATTTACCGCCGGTGGCACCGTATAGACAGGTGTTACCCATTATGGCGCTCTCGTGAGCATCAAATCCACAATTTGCAGGCGGGTAGATCACCAGCTTGCCGCCGGTCATGCCCTTACCTACATAGTCATTGGCATCCCCTTCGATACGCATATGCAGGCCGCCGGCGTTCCAGACCCCAAAGCTTTGCCCCGCGGTACCGGTAAACTGTACTTCTATCGGCGCATCTTCCATATCATGGTTGCCATGATATTTAGCAATTTCGCCCGAGACCAGCGCCCCCACAGAACGATCGGTGTTGCGAATGGGGTAGGCCAGCCGGATCCCCAATTTGTTGGCCACGGCTTCACGGGCATCGGTAAACAACCGGTTATTCAGCTCGCCCTTATCCATAGGCTGATTAGTGGTTTGTGAACAGAACAACCGGGTATGCTCACCGGCTTTAGGCCGAACCAGCAAGGGCGAGAGATCCAGCCGGTTTTGTTTAGCCGAAATGCCATCGAGTACTTCCAGTAAATCGGTGCGACCTACCAGGTCATCAAATTGTTTAACCCCCAGGCTGGCCATAATTTCCCGTACTTCCTGGGCGATGAATCTGAAATAATTCATGACCATCTCAGGCAGTCCGATGAAGTGCTCTTCGCGCAGCTTTTCATCCTGGGTTGCGACACCGGTGGCGCAGTTGTTCAGGTGGCATATGCGCAGGTATTTACAGCCTAACGCCACCATGGGGCCAGTCCCAAAGCCAAAGCTTTCGGCGCCCAGGCAGGCGGCTTTTACCACATCAAGGCCGGTTTTAAGACCGCCGTCAGTTTGCAGGCGTACCTTATGGCGCAAACCGTTTTCAATAAGGGCTTGCTGGGTTTCAGCCAACCCCAGTTCAAACGGGCTGCCGGCGTATTTAACCGAGGTCAGCGGGCTGGCCCCGGTACCGCCATCGTAACCAGAAACGGTGATCAGGTCGGCGTAGGCTTTGGCCACCCCGGTCGCAATCGTTCCTACACCGGGTTCAGACACCAGCTTCACTGAAATCAAAGCGGCCGGGTTCACCTGTTTTAAGTCAAAGATAAGCTGGGCTAAATCTTCAATGGAGTAAATGTCATGATGCGGTGGCGGGGATATCAGGGTTACGCCGGGTACCGAGAATCGTAAGGTGGCAATGTAACGGTTGACTTTATCACCCGGCAGCTGCCCGCCTTCCCCAGGCTTAGCGCCCTGAGCCACTTTTATCTGAATCACATTAGCGTTTACTAAATAATGCGGCGTTACCCCGAAGCGGCCCGAGGCAACCTGTTTGATTTTAGAATTTTTCTCGGTTCCAAACCGGGAAGGGTGTTCACCGCCTTCGCCAGAATTAGACTGTCCGCCAAGCCGGTTCATGGCAATGGCAAGGGCTTCGTGCGCCTCCGGACTCAGCGCGCCAATAGACATGGCGGCAGTATCAAACCGAGAAAACAGCTTCTGCGCCGGTTCAACTTCGTCAATATCGATAGCCTGCTCACTGTCGCGCAAATGCAGTAAATCACGCAAATGGGCCGGGCTGCGCTCGTTCACCTGCTGGGCGTATTCCTGATAATCGGTGTATTCACCGCTCATGACGGCTTTTTGTAACGATTTCACCACGCCCGGGTTATACGCATGGTATTCGCCGCCATGCACATATTTTAGCAAGCCGCCGTGGCTGATTGGTTTACGTTTAAGCCAGGCAACCCGGGCCAGATTCGCAATGTCCTGATTAAAGTCATCAAACCCGGCGCCCTGAATGCGTGAGGTGACGCCGTGAAAACACAGCTTCATTACTTCATCATTGATACCGATAGCCTCGAACAGTTTGGCTGAACGGTAACTGGCAACCGTGCTGATGCCCATTTTAGACATGATTTTGTACAGACCTTTATTGATACCCTTACGGTAATTCAACGTTGCCTGCATGACTGACACCGAGAGCTCGTTGTTTTCACACAGCTGCTCAATGGTTTCATAAGCCAAAAAGGGATAAATAGCGGTGGCACCTAAGCCGATCAATACCGCGTAATGATGCGGATCGCGGGTGGTGGCGGTTTCTACCACAATGTTGGCGTCGCACCGTAATTGCTCGTTGACCAAGCGGCGCTGCACTGCGCCCACGGCCATAGCCGCCGGCACCGGCAAAGTATCCTTACTGATATGACGGTCCGATAGCACCACAAATGCTGCGCGTTTATCTCTGACCAGGTGCTCTACCTCATCACAAATGCGTTCAATCGCCTGGCGCAGGCCTTCGTCGGGGCGATATTGTAATTCCACCACTTCGGAGTAGTAATACTCAGGATTAAACTCCCGCAGCTGTTTCAGATCGGTGTACATCAATATTGGTGACTGAAATAACACCCGATCGGCGTAGCCGGAGGTTTCACTAAATACATTCTGCTCACGTCCGATGCAGGTGGCCAGTGACATCACATGGTTTTCGCGCAAAGGGTCGATCGGCGGGTTGGTAACCTGGGCAAATTGCTGGCGAAAATAATCGTACAGAGTGCGAGTTTGTGAGGACATCACTGCCATCGGCGTATCGTCACCCATAGATCCGACGGCTTCCTGGCCATCTTTAGCCAGTACCTTGATAACCTGCTGGATCTCCTCATAGCTGTAATTGAACAGCTTGTGGTAAATGGCCATGGTCGCATCATCAAATACCCGCTTACCAATTTGACTGGCATCCACTTCTTCTACCGGAGCCAGGCGCCGGATATGTTTGTCCAGCCATTCCCGGTAGGGATGGCGGTCCTTGAGTTCATCATCAATTTCGGTAGAGCGCCAGATTTTGCCAGTGTAGGTATCGACCGCCAGCATTTCACCGGGGCCTACCCGGCCTTTTTCAATTACGTCCTGTTGCTGGTAATCCCAGATACCCACTTCGGAAGCCAGGGTGATAAAACCATTTTTGGTTATCACATAACGCGCCGGGCGCAAGCCATTACGGTCAAGGTTGCACGCAACATGACGGCCATTGGTCAGCACGATCCCCGCCGGGCCGTCCCACGGCTCCATGTGCATCGAGTTGAATTCATAAAAAGCGCGTAAGTCCGGGTGCATGGTATCGTTATTCTGATACGCGGGCGGCACCAGTAGTCGCATAGCCCGGAACAGATCCATCCCGCCGGCCAAAAACAGCTCAAGCATGTTGTCCAGGGATGAAGAATCAGAACCCTCGGTATTCACATACGGGGCGGCATCTTTTAGATCGGGAAGCAGTGGCGTAGCAAATTTACCGGTTCGCGCCAGTGACCAGTCCCGGTTACCTTTGATGGTATTGATCTCGCCATTATGCGCCAAAAACCGAAACGGCTGCGCCAGGGGCCAGCGCGGCAGAGTATTAGTAGAAAAGCGCTGGTGAAAAACACAAATCGCACTTTTCAGACGCGGATCAGCCAGATCAGCATAAAAGGCCGGCAAATCTTTGGGCATTACCAGGCCTTTATAAACGGTCACTAAACCGGATAAGCAGGCTACGTAAAACTCCTCATCCTGCTCCAGACGCTTTTCGGCTCGGCGACGCACCATGTACAGGCGTCGTTCCAAATCACGCTTACGCCAGCCAGCGGGGGCGTTGACAAAAATCTGTTCAATCTGGGGGACCCCGCTTAACGCCAGCTCGCCCAGCACACTTTGGTCTACCGGCACTTCACGCCAGCCCACCACCCCTAATGTTTCTTTTTCTAGTTCTTCATTAAGGATATCGCGAGCCTGTTGCGCCAGCGCTGGGTCCTGATTCAAAAATATCATGCCCACCGCGTATTTTTTGCTGAGCTTCCAGCCATTTTCCTCGGCGATTTGGTGGAAAAATGCGTCGGGTTTTTGCAATAACAAACCGCACCCGTCACCGGTTTTTCCATCAGCGGCAATACCGCCACGATGCTGCATTCGATCAAGACCGTGGATAGCCGTTTCTACCAGCTCGTGGCTGGCCTCGCCATGGAGATGCGCAATTAAGCCAAAACCACAGTTATCCCGGGAATCATTAGGGTTGTACAAACTCATCTTTTACTCCTTCAACCTTCGACTGGGCAAGGTACACGCTACCTCCATCACCATTAAAACTGTGTGGGGCAGTCATTCCGAGCATCGTTTTATGTAGACTTAAAGTTGCTTTAGTCCGGTGTGCCGGTTTTTGTCGTCGTTTCTTATTAGAGGGTACCAGTCATGTGGTCCGCATTTTTATGCATATTTGCTGAGCGGGCCTAACAAAATAACCAGATTAAAAAATAAAATCAATCCGATTTATAGGTCATTATCACTGAACCGTTATACAGAGGTTTTTAATTCATTTAAATCAGTTGTTTAGTTTGTTTTTTTCGTTCGTTGTTTAAAGTTTGTGAAGATCTTGTTAAGCGCAGCGATTAGGATGAATATACTAATTTTTAAAAAATGGCGGTAATTTTAGAAGTGAATAAATAAGCATTTATGGGGTGGATATATTTAGTTTTTAAAGGCGCGGCATAGTCCTAACGTACTGATAACTCCAGTTTTGCTACCAATACTATGTTTATTAATACCGCTGGGGACATTGACTCCATAGCATGTCACCGGCCAGGGCTAGGAGGGCGTGCGGTTTCTGGCCAAAAATCATTCCTCATTGAGTCTCTCGCTGTTTCCAGATAGGCCATGTTTATTACACTTTTGTAAAAACTGGTAAAGCATTTGCATTTGTCATAAGTGAAGACCATCGCCTACGCTCACGGTTAGGCAAATCTGAAATTACAAAGGTAAGAAGGTGAACACTATGTTGCTAATCAATGTGTATGATGAAGAAGAAATGGATCGTATTGCAGTGCCAGGGTACAACATAAAGTAACGTATATTCAGGTAGTTGCATTCTACTTAAGTACTTTTAGAATCAGCCAGCGACACCGCAGTTTGGCATCACCGAACTGGCACGCTGGCTTTTTTATGTCCGCTAACAAATGATCCTTCCAGCCGAAAACCCAGCCTGGGTGTATGCTATTTAGCCAAAGTGTTTCTATGCGGCGACAGTAACGGCTTTTAGCCCTCCCTCCGGATCTTCCTCTCCCCGTTTTTAAGTCCGAAAAAACAGAGTTTCGGACACTTTATTTCAAAAGCTGTGCTCAAGTATAGGGCAAGTACACGGTGCAACGCACACTGTGGGACACCCACATTTGTATAGCAGCTGAGCAGGGGCAGAGTATTGGTGCGAGAGAAAGGCAGAGGAGCGAAAATGGACCCCCACGTCGACAAGGGAATGGAAAGGATAAAGAAAGGATAAAGAAAGGATAAAGAATGGATAAAGAATGGACACCCACTTCATTGTTATGTGTATCTGCTTGGCTGGTCTATTTAAATAGTGAATCTGTAGATGCCCTCCTACGAGAGGGCAGATAAAACTCTAAAAAAGTTACAAAATTGTTACTGGTA harbors:
- the gltB gene encoding glutamate synthase large subunit, with translation MSLYNPNDSRDNCGFGLIAHLHGEASHELVETAIHGLDRMQHRGGIAADGKTGDGCGLLLQKPDAFFHQIAEENGWKLSKKYAVGMIFLNQDPALAQQARDILNEELEKETLGVVGWREVPVDQSVLGELALSGVPQIEQIFVNAPAGWRKRDLERRLYMVRRRAEKRLEQDEEFYVACLSGLVTVYKGLVMPKDLPAFYADLADPRLKSAICVFHQRFSTNTLPRWPLAQPFRFLAHNGEINTIKGNRDWSLARTGKFATPLLPDLKDAAPYVNTEGSDSSSLDNMLELFLAGGMDLFRAMRLLVPPAYQNNDTMHPDLRAFYEFNSMHMEPWDGPAGIVLTNGRHVACNLDRNGLRPARYVITKNGFITLASEVGIWDYQQQDVIEKGRVGPGEMLAVDTYTGKIWRSTEIDDELKDRHPYREWLDKHIRRLAPVEEVDASQIGKRVFDDATMAIYHKLFNYSYEEIQQVIKVLAKDGQEAVGSMGDDTPMAVMSSQTRTLYDYFRQQFAQVTNPPIDPLRENHVMSLATCIGREQNVFSETSGYADRVLFQSPILMYTDLKQLREFNPEYYYSEVVELQYRPDEGLRQAIERICDEVEHLVRDKRAAFVVLSDRHISKDTLPVPAAMAVGAVQRRLVNEQLRCDANIVVETATTRDPHHYAVLIGLGATAIYPFLAYETIEQLCENNELSVSVMQATLNYRKGINKGLYKIMSKMGISTVASYRSAKLFEAIGINDEVMKLCFHGVTSRIQGAGFDDFNQDIANLARVAWLKRKPISHGGLLKYVHGGEYHAYNPGVVKSLQKAVMSGEYTDYQEYAQQVNERSPAHLRDLLHLRDSEQAIDIDEVEPAQKLFSRFDTAAMSIGALSPEAHEALAIAMNRLGGQSNSGEGGEHPSRFGTEKNSKIKQVASGRFGVTPHYLVNANVIQIKVAQGAKPGEGGQLPGDKVNRYIATLRFSVPGVTLISPPPHHDIYSIEDLAQLIFDLKQVNPAALISVKLVSEPGVGTIATGVAKAYADLITVSGYDGGTGASPLTSVKYAGSPFELGLAETQQALIENGLRHKVRLQTDGGLKTGLDVVKAACLGAESFGFGTGPMVALGCKYLRICHLNNCATGVATQDEKLREEHFIGLPEMVMNYFRFIAQEVREIMASLGVKQFDDLVGRTDLLEVLDGISAKQNRLDLSPLLVRPKAGEHTRLFCSQTTNQPMDKGELNNRLFTDAREAVANKLGIRLAYPIRNTDRSVGALVSGEIAKYHGNHDMEDAPIEVQFTGTAGQSFGVWNAGGLHMRIEGDANDYVGKGMTGGKLVIYPPANCGFDAHESAIMGNTCLYGATGGKLFAAGRAGERFGVRNSGAIAVVEGIGDNGCEYMTGGIVAVLGKVGVNFGAGMTGGFAYLLDDGDLEHRVNRELVEIMPVADKNILVEHLRGLINQHYEETGSEYSLQLLTDFAATLKQIRLVKPKTSDVKNLLGHISRSSDELRIQAQ
- a CDS encoding DUF2726 domain-containing protein; the encoded protein is MELAIILMMLLIVVALGAIKLSDGGVAFPFRRKPSLFTPVEQSFLGLIEQAVGREFRVVCRVRLSDLVQVRQNTAKKQAGAALSRASSRQLDFVLCDKTDMTPVMAIDLVHANGKDGYKTQRDWFVSGTLDAAGMPHARIKVKSGYTVEEIRECLETKLIGYRRRQQKLAQAPTHNPQPPKRPTRPLRSSRAAA
- a CDS encoding FAD-dependent oxidoreductase, whose translation is MAKNVYQFVDVERIDPPKKPIQMRKSEFGEIYQPLSQSQTEGQADRCLDCGNPYCEWKCPVHNYIPQWLDLANQGRIIEAAELSHKTNSLPEVCGRVCPQDRLCEGDCTLNDEFGAVTIGSIEKYITDTAFKMGWRPDMSDVEWTDKTVAVIGAGPAGLACADVLIRNGVKPVVYDKYEEIGGLLTFGIPSFKLEKDVIKLRRQIFTDMGIEFVLNTEIGKDVQIEELMERHDAVFLGMGTYKSMQGGFVNEQVEGVYEALPFLIANTNRVMGLEKDPADFIDMKGKTVVVLGGGDTTMDCVRTSIRQGAKRVVCAYRRDEQSMPGSRKEVQNAREEGVEFVFNVQPQDISIDEHGRANGVRLVKTEMGPPDVNGRRRPVDVKDSEHVLSADAVIIAFGFQPSPSDWFADHGIILDEKGRVMAPSKGKFAYQTSNPRIFAGGDMVRGSDLVVTAIDEGRKAAAGIMDYLEV